In the genome of Artemia franciscana chromosome 16, ASM3288406v1, whole genome shotgun sequence, the window TTACAGGGAAGATCCATTTGTATGGGAAAGTTACGATGATGATTTacaaaaatgtcaaaagaaAATTGCGATATTACCACTAAAGCATTCAAGTAATTACGATCATGTCAGACAAGATTCCGCAGACGTATAGGCTACATATTCATATTAGGCCTATGAAACATGTAGTAACGATGGCATAAACGACTGTCTTATTTGTAGGCATAGTCTTTctttgtaaaatattataccccccccccttccctccTAAAAGAAAGACACACCATTTTCCCCTTCTGAAAGTTTCCGAGTATCCATCAAGTGAGCttattggaaaagaaaaatacatattagGACCAAGGCCACACCTAGGGAGACGGTTAAGGCCGTATCCAGTTGGGTTGAGGCCATTTCCGTGTGAGCGTGTTGGGAGAGGGCTTACGGGGTTTGACCCCACCCCTAATTTTTGGTCCGACTCacaaaatgataataatatagatataaacaaattttcggTAAGTGTTTAAAGGTTTTCTTGTAACTGCCCCCTCCCTCTGAAAAAATCCAGGATAAACCTATGACTGGCGCttaaacacaagtttttttcagaGACAAAAAAGGAGATCAATGGCCTGAATAGCCCACGCCCCAAAAGCAGGGGATTCTTACAATACCTCCATGATTTCATAAAATCtgcacaaaaattaatttctgtctgCTATTGTGAGACACTTGCCTCCCCCTTCCTATGTTGGAAAATCCACTCGACCGCAAGTGACTCTCTTCATACACTCCTCCGTCAAATAACTTGTATAAATTCTTAGACAAGCCAGCACGCTTGGGGGAGAGGTCTCACCAAGGAGCATTCCAAGAACCACTTCTCTCCAGAGACAATAGTCTTAAAGGAAATTAAAGTCACGAGAAGTTGGATATTTGGTCCATATTCAAACTTTTAAAACACGATATCAATTCTCCAAAGCAAACTTGGCGAGCAGAACTCTGCCCCCAGTCCCTCAGCAAGTCGACAAGGGAAAATGACTAAATTCTTATCTCGTAAATACTGGAAATACTGAACTAAAAGCCTATATGCGTTACAATTTATGATCAAATCAGTTTTAGCCctgaatagaaatttttttccttttttgtatcaTAATTAAATATCTAGCTTTTTTTTCACCGTATTCCACTCTCCCAAATTTTCCTGCATTTATGCCACTGGTATATAAAGCCCATTTCCAGTGAGTATAGGCTAAAAGCACCTGAGACGAAAACGTAAATCCACAGAGAAGAAAAACCTTGCCTAAACTAACcattatacaaaaaatacaacaaacataatgcaaaaaaaagaaaaacgaaaagaaactccttttaatatattttcgttTGAATTGTAAATGGAAATACAGTGCGTTCTAAgaaattgtttaaattatttagtgCAATTAGTATTTTCGAAGGCAACACTGTCTTTCCATAACGTAAAAATAACAGTTTAGTAGGGATagatccttttattagacagtgaaaacaaggacaaaatctctggatatttcgatcacatacaCAGTGAACCTCCCTGGCTGAGTGGATTGATGCGCTGGTTTCAGGATCTTTTGTCTTAGAGGGcaagggttcgaatcctagagTACACAATTAGTTAGTTTCggacggggtcagtggcgtgactttttaagctcagccagagtcgacccagctgtaaatgggtacctggacaaattctggggaaggtaaacaggatgggtatgcgaaagcacaggatggttggcccccaaccccccatagcacttcctggctgaaggaccaagaaacggagatcagcactgccggtagggactgtaaagtctaatgccgtattctttacctttaccttttacaTGCACAGTGAACGTCATCAGCAGATGAACTATCTGCGTATGTAACCAACTTATCAAACGTATCTGCTGATAACAGCCCCTGTGTAagtgaccgaaatatccagagATCTTGTCATTGTTTTCAATAtctaataaaaaagatttatccCTACTAAACTGTTATTAGTATGTTAGAGCAATAAGGGTCAGAGGGATTGTACATCTTTGgaattttatacaaaaattggGGGGAGTAGATTCCGTCTTGTTTTAATTCACatataaaacaacaacaagagaCCAAACCTTTTCTCTTCTTCACTAGTATCATTTTTAGTAATCATAATACGACCATAAGATATACATTAGTAAACCTAAGATAAGACAAACATCAAGGAAAGAACACGCCTCCCTCTCCTTCTGAACCAATAGTCATTCCGAATCTGTAAGGGGTTGTTTTAATACTaagataaataaagaataaaagaaaaatagaactaCCTTCTATTCCAGCATTATAACAACCATTTCCCTTATTCACGATGTTACTGAATCTAATAACAATTATTTAGCAGCTCGAACAAACTAATTGTCCAATTAGTACGGggctttaaaaaataagtatttttctagTGCCTAAGAAGGGAacctaaccaaaaaatcctaatttacatgaaaaaatacatataagaCAATAAATCTTACTTATTTGCTGCTTCAAGTTTAGCTAGCAGTGCTAATTCATCCTGAGAAAGAACGGTTGGCGTCTGATAAGGCAAAGACAACGATACTACAGATTCATCAAACGGAGGGAGTGAGGAAGGGCGTTGCACCTCCTTAGACCCCAATGAAGTCGGTGGTGTATTGTCTTCTTGGCTAATTCCACTATCTGTTGATGGACTTGGTGACCCCCCTTTATATGTCAAATCAGTAGGGTTCATGTTTATGTCAACAGGCTGTGTGGACCTAAGGGACTCAACAGGCGACTCAGGGATAACTACAAGCTCATTCTTGACTCTGAAATAGACgagaaaattaatatgaattTTATGATAAATTGTTGCAGGCCAGTGGTCCGTGGTATTCTTAATTGTGGGctgcttctttttctttcaaaacattaaaaaaaaactttgcaaatCAATAgtcagtaaaaaataaaatgaataaaaacgaCAATACAAACGGTTTTGAAAGtggaatgaataaaataaataatagtacATAAGAAAGCAAAAACCAAATGAAGTACCAGCCACGTTCTGAGGGAAATGTGGTAGTACAGGAAAATAAAAAGGGACACAGAACACACGCGAGAAATGTTTCATACATTCATCAAGCAGAGAAAACCCACAGAGGAACACCAAACAATCGTGATTGCAGCCCGATATCACTATGAGGCCACACAAGCATGTTTTCCCTTTGGGAGACAAGGACTGAGGACAAAAAGGTGTATATTTATAagtaattaatcaaaaaaaaatttccacaaaataagtttttccagaaaaagtaaacaactcaattaaaccaaaaatgagcaaaattagaATCATGTAATCTACGAAGCGTACAACTACCACAAATCGTCATCAATAGATAAAtggaacccaaaacgaacagaaattgcaataaacagccgagtcaaactcaaaacgagcagaaattatcgTGACTAGGGCTCACAACTCCTATGCCTTCTGAAGgccagaacaaaatttgcacttcacagaaaaaaaattatatatattttcatttttataattctaaATAAGGCTCACAACCCCTATGAATTCTgtaggccagaacataatttgcaattcacataaaaaaaattctatatattttcatttttataactttaacaaatctaatattattaacattttaaggaataaatatgagCACATGTATATTGAAATAGCAACgcatattcatttatatttttttattaagctTGTTAGGTTACcgttcttttttattgataacTGATGCTTTGTtgttaaatacaatttttacccccccccccaacaaaaaaggGCTAAAATTACACATATTTTCGCGCTGCACAACGATTTTCGGTGCTACAGTCAAAAGTTTTGGCGCATATCGCAAAAAATGCGCGAAACGCGCATGGTCCGTTCAAGCATCCTTGGATTAATTTTAGGTCATTTTTTGATTCTTCTTATGTCtgcttatttcaaatttagtttcaatGCTTCGAAACGAACAAGGCAAAAAAGTAGTCCTGGTTACATCATACTTTGCACcaattttttgaaacaaatacgGGGGGGGGGAAAGCGGTCCGAGCTTTTTGTTAGTTCTctgtcttttttcaaaatcttcattATTTAGTTCAaggcaaaaagaaacaaagagtcGCACAAAAGTGATATAAACTGTAGCGCAGAAGTGCTACTATTTGGTCATTAAATGTAGCACGTGCTACAGTGCTACACATGATGAAATAgcgctaaaatagcactttcgtgcttcaggtggcaaccctggttaCCGTTCATTTTTTCTTGATAATCGATGCTTTGTTGTTAATAACAGATTTTCCcttcaaaatatgcattaaccTAAAGCTTGTATTTTATTGTCATTGAATGTCACTTCTAAGCAAGTTTCTAAGCAAGcactttaagttttttctttaaaaaaaaagaaccattcTCAACTCACTTGAGCCGCTGTCGAGAAGTACCAAGGAATGAATATCTTGAAGTTGATACGTGTCTCATAAAGAGTTGTCAAAAAGAACACCCAAGGAATTGTTGACATACCGCAAAAAAAAGCAGGCCTATCACATCAGATCCAGCAGATTTTCGAGTTCGAGGAGAGGGTAACATTTAAAACCATTCATTTTCCCAAAAGATTTGAGCGTTTTTagtctatttcaaaattgtataCCTTCCTTGGTGAACAGGCAGAAGTAAATATAATCTTTTAGAGGAAGTATAACTTCAGAAGGTTTTCGCTATttgcataatatatatatatatatatatatatatatatatatatatatatatatatatatatatatatatatatatatataatggcaGGATACTAGCGATTCCGTCTATAGTGAGTTTTTTCCACTGTTTAGTCAACAAAGATTTTCCCCTGTCAAGAAAGTAGCTGAAAtcagcactaaaaaaaaaaaaaaaaaaaaaaaaaaaaaaaaaaaaaaaaaaaaaaaaaaaaaaaaacacacacacaagaaGTAACCCACAAATTTTGAGCACATTATTATAAAGTACAAAATTATAGATACCACTATATTCATAATTGTAATTGATATTTCAATTTTGTTCGAAGGAACTTCAgcgtaattaaaaaaataaaatgtcagaTTAAATAACCTATGGCAGTCCAGGTGAAAAGCACTACCTtccgaaaattgaaaaataaattcgcGCCAAATTCAAGCCCCCACCCCCCGTATTATTCAAACAATATCAAACCAACTTCTCAAATGAAAATTCTCACCAAagaaaatgtacaaaaaagcaaaaaaacatttAGCCCGTTTTATTCagaaacaacaagaaaaacttCTTAAATGGAAACTGCTAAAATCACAAATATTGTTCAAAATTTCCTGGCATAGAAAAAGTTGCATTGAACAGTAATAACGACGATAagtctaaaataataaataactacTTTGCTAGTAGGCCTATGTTAACTCAAGGATatcatagctgaaaaataatGTTCAGATATCTGGAAACCACACACCGTACGTATTTAATGTTCCAGAAACATGAATTAAGAAAGACAATGAACTATGAACAGGACAGTGACGAACAGACTAACTGATGTTTCCACTTTTAACAGTTTTAACCGagattttagtgtttttttttcttttctgaaaacaactgaaaaaatacTTCTTCTGTTCTAAATTATCATATTTGATTGCTTATACATAAATGTAAACATTAGTTCCATACTGCATTCTATTCAGCTTTCTGAGAAGAAAAAgtggaaaataattttctcggactcgaacggaaattaaaagttctagtgtcctttgtaattaccaaaaatactgtAGAGCAACAAACCAACCTCCTAAGCCccttttttccttaaaatcaTCCGATCGAACTTTTGAGATAAATATTTCGTTCAGTATAGTTAGagggtctaataactatgcccatggggatgacatgacccccaccactcttatttttcagaaagagGGTGGATTTTACTTGGGGAGGGGAGTTTTTGGGGGGTGAACTGTTCAGGAAAAATTTTACACGAATTTTacactttttgtttgttttactttctcCTCGGCGTCTCAATTTAaaatgtggagatgttccagaGGAATCGTGTGAGTGAAATTGTCAGTAGAAAATtctatgattaacctaacttcactctCGTGGTATgttctaatttctttaaaattcaaaaactagcgctttactgaaaattggGGTTGCTTGAGTTTTGTTAGAGAATTATAAATGTATACTAAACGTTATAGGCATCGTGGCTGGTGAAAGACAACtgagattataaaaaaaaatctttctattTTCTCCAAGCTACTCATGGGATTGCTACTTTTTAAGGTCGGTTTTGTATTTTGATATCAAATCTTAGTTTCAAAATCGCTATATATTTTAGGGTTTTTCCAACtcccaaataaataaaaaatatgtcacTCGAAATACAATTTCGACAAATCAATTTCTACTGATAGATCATATCAAGCTTTTAAAAGCTCCTTTGGTCAAACCTAtgcagtgctaaaaaaaaattaaagtagaaaaaaatctCCAATCTCCTTTGAAGTCAAACACAGACCTCAGGGAAATCCATTACAGAGAGAACTGAGAtaactccttttttctctaCCTGAGTAAGGCGCTCAGTAGAATGAAGCATCCACATTTGAGTGGAACTTTTCCGGAAATTAGAGTTGTCTAggaacaaaataatttcaaagaaaatagccCTTGATTAAGTAATACAGCAAGGGCTATCTTCATTGTTTTCGTTGGAGCGGCTCCCAAAAAAGTCAAGTGATTAAAGACCGTTTGACTTGTCAACAGAAGAATAGGGAGAGAAAagtctaagaaaaaaataaataagtggtTCCACTGAAACTGCAATAGAGCTCAGATAATGAAGAGGCAGAAAACATAACTATGATTGATTGAAGTGCCCCTGGTACCAGACGCCCTTCTAACTtgtcaccaaaaaaaaaagaaggaccATGGTGGTAAGGGTGTAAAATAGCGGCTCTCCAAAAGGAGACATGCTAGAACAAGAACagagaaatttttagattgctaaATTTATGCtcaattttatagttttgttgGCATTTTCAACAATTCATaaccagtcccccccccccaaaggatCTCGTATAGCCCTATGTTATATAAA includes:
- the LOC136037352 gene encoding uncharacterized protein LOC136037352, whose protein sequence is MVFHKFWISRVKNELVVIPESPVESLRSTQPVDINMNPTDLTYKGGSPSPSTDSGISQEDNTPPTSLGSKEVQRPSSLPPFDESVVSLSLPYQTPTVLSQDELALLAKLEAANK